A region of the Sphingomonas sp. S2-65 genome:
CATGTCGTCCGACGCCATCGCCATGGTGGCCGCAACCGACACCGCCTCCTCGCCGGTCGATTTCATGTAGAAGCTGGTCTTGCCCTGGCGCTGCGCGCGGAACATCCGCTCGTCGAACGCGCGGGTCAGCGCCATCGACCGCAGCATTTTCCGGAGCGCATCCGCATCCAGCCGCGGGTTCCACGGACCCACCGCCTGGCCGTTCTCGTCGAGCACCCGGATCAGCGTATAGGCAAGCTCGTGGAAACTGTCGGCCCGGTCGGCCGTATCTGGACGCCGCGCCGAACCCGCGGGCGGCACCTCGACATCGCTGAAATCGGCTTGGTCGCCCGGGCGGAACTTGGGCTCCGGCACGTGCAGCGAAAGCGGCGGCAGATTGGCGCGCGAGGCGTCCATGGGCTCTCCAGAATGGATCCGTGTCGCCCAAGAAGAACGCTCGGAATCGTGTTTCTGATGCGTGTTATAAAATTTCAAACCCGCTGTCGAGTTGGGACAGCAGCCCTGACATAGATAGTTTCACGAGAGACTTGTTTGGGAGAGGAGGAGAGAGGCTGCTTGTCGCAAGCTGTCTTGGGATCGCTCGCTTAATGCCCCTCTCCCCGGAGGGAGAGGGAGATAGAAAGGACGGGTTTACTGCGTCGGGAAGCCTCGCCGCTTGAACAGCGCCTTCACATCGGGATCGCGACCGCGGAACGCCTTGTACGCGTCCTTGCGGTCGGTCTCGTTCCCGGTCGACAGCAACGTCGCGCGGAACCGGTCGGCGGTCTTCTTGTCCCACGGGCTGCCGGCTTCCTGGAACGCGGCCCAAGTGTCGGCATCCATCGTCTCGGACCACAGATACGAATAATAGCCCGCCGAATAGGCGTCACTAGAGAACAGGTGATTGAACTGCGGCAACCGGTGCCGCATCACGATCTCCTGAGGCATGCCGATGCTGGCCAGCGTCTCGCGCTCGAACGCGTCCGGATCGGTGACCGCCACGTCGCGGTCGTGCAGCTTCATGTCGACGATGGCCGAGGACAGATATTCGACCGTGTCGAAGCCCTGGTTGAAGGTCGATGCCTTCTCGATCTTCGCCACTAGGGCAGCCGGCATCGGCGCGCCGGTCTGGTAATGCTTCGCGAAGCGGTTGAGCACCTCGGGCGTCATCAGCCAGTTCTCGTTCACTTGGCTGGGATATTCGACGAAGTCGCGCGGCGTGCCGCCCAGCCCGGGGTAATAGACGTTGCTCAGCAGGCTGTGCAGCGCATGGCCAAACTCGTGGAACAGCGTCGTCGCATCGTCGATGCTGATCAGCGTCGGCTGCCCGGCGCCACCCTTGGTGAAGTTGTTGTTGTTCGACGCCAGCACGATGTGGTTGCCGCGCAGCCCCGAGCGCCCGCGATAGCTCGTCGCCCACGCGCCGGATCGCTTGCCGGCGCGGGCATAGCCATCGAAATAGAAGATGCCGACTTCCTTGCCGGTCTTGCGGTCGCTGACCTGGAAGGTGCGCACGTCGCTCTGGAACACCGGGATCTGGCCGGTATTCTCCTTGAAATCCAGGTCATAGAGCTGCCCCGCCGCCCAGAAGGCGCCCTGGAGGATGTTGCTCAACTCCAGATACGGCTTCACTTCATTCTCATCGAGGTCGTATTTCGCCTTGCGCACCTTCTCGGCGTAGAAGCGATAGTCCCAGGGCTCGATGGTGATCTTGGCGCTTTCCTGATTGGCCAACGCCTGCATGTCGGCGACTTCCTGGCGAACGCGGCCGACCGCGGCGGGCCATACCGACATCATCAGCTTGGTCGCGTTCTCGGGCGTCTCTGCCATGGTATCGTCCATGCGCAGCCAGGCATGGTTCTTGAAGCCCAGGATCTTGGCGCGCTCCTGGCGCAGCTTCAGGATCTGGGCGATCGTCGCGTTGGTGTCGTTGGCGTCGCCATTGTCGCCGCGGTTGATGAACGCGTTGTAGATGCGCTGCCGCAGCGGCCGGTTGGTCGCGTACATCAGCAGCGGCTGGACCGACGAGCGCGTGTTCTTCACCGCCCACTTGCCCGGCTGGCCCATCGCCTTGGCCTCTTCGGCCAGGCTCGCCTTGAAGCTGTCGGACAGTCCGGCAAGCTCGGCTTCGTTGTCCAGGACGATCGCCTTTTCCTCGTCGGCCAGCACCTTGCGGCTGAACTCGGTATAGGCGCGCGACAGCTCCTGGTTGATGCGCTTCACTTCGGTCTTCTGCGCCTCGTTCAGCAGCGCCCCCGACGTCACGGCACTGCGATACTCGCGCTCGAGCAACCGCATCTGCTGGGCGTTGAGGCCCAGGCTCTTGCGGCTGTCGTAGAGCGCCTTCACCCGCGCGAACATCTTGAGGTCCAGGCTCAGCTCGGTGAAGAACGCCGAGATCCTGGGGCTCCATTCGGTGGCGATCGCCTGCACCTCGGGCGTCGCCAGGTTGCTCTGGTACACGCCCCACACCGCGAACAGCCGGCCCATCTGCTCGCCCGACAATTCACTCGCACGGATCGTGTTCTCGAACGTCGGCGCGGCGGAATTGTCGCGGATCTTCACGAACTCGGCGCGCGCCGTCGCCATCGCCTGCTCGAAGGCGGCCGGGAACATCGCCGGCTTCACCTTGTCCCAGGGCGGTACCCCTTCATGGCCGCCGGGCCAGGGCGCCAGCAGCGGCGCGGGATCGATTGCCGGCGTGGTCGCGGGCCTAGTGGCGGGGGCGGCTTGGGGGGCGGTCTGGGACATCGCGGCTCCGAAAGGCAGGGCGAGAAGTGCCGGGGATGCAAGCAACGCAAGACGCAGGCTGAGGATCATTCGGTCTGGCTCCAAAACCGGTGCGGAAAGCGCGCAGCCTAGGGAATATCCACTGCATGGCAATGGTTTGTGGATGAATCGCAATGGCTGGTTGACTCGGCGGCCGGTTGGAACAGAATAGGAACATACCAGTTCCCGAGTCCCCAGTTCGAGTCGCGCCGTGCCAGATCCCGCTATCCTGACCCAGCTTCGCGAGCAACTCCGCGCCATGGAAACCACGGGTTTCAAGCGCCGCCCGGTGCTGCCGTTCGGCATCGGCGCGCTGGATTCGCGGCTGGGCGATGGCGGCCTCAGGCTCGATGCGCTGCACGAGGTTGCCGGCACCACTCCCGACATGGGCGACGACTGCGCCGCGACTCTGTTCATGGCCGGCATCGCCGCGCGCGCCTGGGGACCGGTGCTCTGGGTGGTGCGCCGCCACGACCTGTTCGCGCCGGGGCTGTCGCAGGTCGGGCTCGATCACAAAAGGCTGATCTATGCCGAGGCGATGGATGATGCCGAAGCCTTGGCGATCATGGAGGAAGGGCTCCGGCACCGCGGCCTGGGCGCCGTGATTGGCGAAGTGAAGCGCGTGGCGATGCCCGCCACGCGGCGGCTGCAATTGGCGGCCGAGGGCGGGCGCACCATCGCCTTGCTCATGAAGCGCCACTCGCGCGAGGGCGTCGATCCGCTCGGCGTACCCTCGGCGGCGGTGACGCGCTGGCGAGTCGCCTCGGCGCCATCCACCCCCCTGCCCGTCGAGGGCATCGGTCGGCCGCGCTGGCGGCTCAGTGTCGCGCGGCAACGCGGCGGCGATTCATTCGAACTAGAAGTGGAGGCATGCGATGCAACGGGTCGCTGCGATCTTCCTGCCAAGCTGGCCAATCGACCGGCTGCGGCGGGCGGAACGACGCGCGTCGCCTGAGGCGCGCGCACCTGCCGATTTCACGGCGATCGGCGCGGCCATGGCCACCGAGCATGCCAAGGGCTGCTCGGTGCCGCGCGGCGGCGGCTGGCGTCCCGGCGCGCGCTGGGCCCGCGAGGAGCGGCAGCGCCACATCGACGCGCTGCCCCAGCACCAGCGCCCGCCGATCCGCGACCTCGGCCGCTGCGACGTCGCGGCGGAGCATGCCTTCAAGCGGATCAAGTCAGACGCGTGGGGACACCCCAAAATCCTCCCCGGAACGGGGAGGGGGACCATGCGCAGCATGGTGGAGGGGGATCGCCGCGAGCGCGCCGCCCGTGGCGCCCCCTCCACCACTCGCTGACGCGAGCGGTCCCCCTCCCCGTGTCGGGGAGGATTTAAGTGCCCCGCTCGTCACTGCACTGCGCACCGCCAACCGCCAGATCGTCGCCGCCGCTTCCCCGGCTGCCCAGACGCTCGGTATCACGCCGGGCATGGCGCTGGCCCAGGCGCGCGCGCAGCTGGCGGGGCTCGACATCCGCCCGGCCGATCCCGACGGCGACCGCGCCGATCTCGAGCAGCTGGCGATGGCGCTCGCCCGCCGCTGGTCGCCCACCGTCGCGGTCGAGGGCGACGACACGCTGTTCCTCGACCTGACCGGGGTCGCGCATCTGCATGGCGGAGAGGTGCGCATGGCGCGGCGGCTGGTGCGCATGCTCGCCCGGCTGGGCGTCACCGCGCGGCTGGCGGTGGCCGACACCCCGGGTGCCGCCTGGGCGCTCGCGCATGCGGATTCTGCGGGAAATCAGTGCCAAAACAGCCGAAAAAGCGCGGTTTTGCATTGTCCGCCGGGTGAACACGCCGCCCTCTTGTCCAGATTTCCCATAGAATCCCTACGGTTGGAGCCCGCCCAGATCGAGCTCCTGCACCGCTTGGGCGTCAACGAGATGCTCCAATTGACCGCCCTGCCCCGTGGTCCTTTGGTGCGCCGCTTCGGCGCCAGCATCGTCCTGCGCCTCGACCAGGCGCTCGGTCATATCGCCGAACCCTTGCGGCCCGTGATCCCTCCCGACCCCATCGCCGTCTCCCAGCGCTTCGCCGAACCCATCGCCAGCCCAGAGGCGATTACCCATTGGCTAGGCGAACTGGTTCCCCGCCTCGCGACCGAACTCGCCCAGGCCGGCCTGGGCGCGCGACGCGTAGAACTGGTCGCCGACCGCATCGACGGGGTACCGCAGCGCATCGCGATCGGCCTCTCCCGACCCAACCGCGACTCCGCCCACCTGCTCCGCCTGCTCCTGCGCCGCATCGAGGAGATCGAGCCCGGCTACGGCATCGACGCGATGACGCTCCACCTGCGCCGCAGCGAGCGGCTAGGGCCAGAGCCCTTCAACGAACGCCTCGAAACCGAAAGCCCGCCCGACCTCGCCGCGCTGGTCGACACACTGGCCACGCGCATCGGCGAGCGCCGCATGTGGCGCACCCGCCCGGTCGAAAGCGACGTCCCCGAACGCAGCGCCGCCCGCGCCCCGGTGCTGGACCCGCCCGAACGCGCCGCGGCTGCGCTCAAGGCGCAGGACATTCGCCGGTTAGACCGCAACGCTGCGCTGCATCCCTGGCACCCGGGCTGGCCCAAGCCTGCCCGGCTGCTGCGCCGCCCTGAGCGGCTCGACCATGTCATGGCCGAACTGCCCGACCAGCCGCCCCGGCGCTTCACCTGGCGCGGCCAGTCGCACAAGGTCATCCGCGCCGACGGCCCCGAGCGCGTGTTCGGCGAGTGGTGGAAGCGCGACGCCGAACGCCACGCCGTACGCGACTATTTCCATGTCGAGGACGATGCCGGCCACCGCTACTGGCTATTCCGCTCGGGCGACGGCGAGCGCCCGGTGACCGGCGACCTCAGCTGGTACCTGCACGGGGTGTTCGGATGACCTATTCCGAGCTCCAGGTAACCACGCATTATTCGTTCCTGCGCGGCGCGTCGGCACCAGAGGAATTGTTCATAGCAGCAGCGGCGATGGGCATGCCGGCGCTGGGCGTCACCGACCGAAACTCCGTAGCGGGGGTGGTACGCGCGCTGCACGCAGCCGAGGAAATCAAGAAAAAAGAAGGGATCTGGGTTCGCCCGGTTCTAGGGTGTCGGCTCGATCTGGTGGACGGTACGTCGCTGTTGGTTTGGCCGGAGGACGTAGCGGCTTGGAGCCGGCTGACGCGGATGCTCACCTTGGGCAAGGCTCGTGCCGACGCGCAGCATGGCGAGAAAGGAAAATGCTTCCTCCACTGGGAGGATGTAGCTGCTCATGCCCAGGGTTTGGTCGGTGCCTTGGTGCCAGGCTTTGCCGATGCCGCCGATCCATTGTCCATGGAGTGGATGGCCGAAATCTTTGGCGCGCGTGGCCATGTCTGCCTGACGCGGCAACGCCGTCCAGGCGATGCGATGCGACTATATCAACTGAGTAGATCCGCACGCAGCCACGGTCTTGTTCCGCTCGCGACAGGCGACGTGCTTTACCATCATCTCGACAATCGCCTGCTCCAGGACGTGATGACTGCGATCCGGGAGAAGTGCACGATCGACGAACTGGGCTTTCGCCGAGAGCGGAATGCCGATCGCCACCTCAAGTCGCCTAAAGCGATGGACTGGCGTTTCCGCCACTATCCTGAAGCGCTAGCCGCAAGCGAAGCGATCGTGGAGCGCTGTACCTTTTCGTTGCGGGATATAAGCTACCGATACCCCGACGAAATCGTGATGAGCGGCCAAACACCGCAGCGGGCGCTGGAAAAGCTCGCCTGGGCGGCGTTGCGACAGCAATTCAGTGGCCATAAGCCCCGCGCTTATTCCAAAATGCTCCACAAGGAGCTCCGCCTCGTGAAGCGGTTCGACTATGCGCCCTACTTCCTGACGGTCAACTCAATCGTTCGATATGCACGTAGTCAGGAAATCCTGTGCCAAGGCCGTGGATCCGCGGCCAACTCGCTGATTTGTTATGTACTCGGGGTCACTTCGATCGATCCGATCAAGCATGAGCTACTGTTTGAGCGTTTCATCTCGGGTGAACGCAACGAGCCACCCGACATCGACATCGATTTCGAGCATGAGCGTCGCGAAGAAGTGATCCAATGGATCTATCAGACCTACGGTCATGATCATGCTGCGTTGACCGCGGTGGTCAGCCGCTTCCGTACGCGTGGCGCAGTGCGCGAGGTCGGCAAGGTTCTGGGGCTGCCCGAGGACCTGACGGGCAGCCTAGTCAGCCAGGTATGGGGCTGGTCCGAGGCCGGCGTTCCGCAGGAACATCTCGATTCGCTGAACCTCGACGCGACGGACCCTCGGCTGGCCCTGACACTCGACCTCGCGCAACAGCTGATCGGCACGCCGCGCCATTTGTCCCAGCATCCCGGCGGGTTCGTGCTGGCGCAGCATCGCCTCGACGCGATCGTGCCGATCGAGCCGGCGACGATGGCGGAGCGCCGGGTCATCGAATGGGAGAAAGACGACATCCAGATGCTCGGCCTGATGAAGGTCGATGTCCTCGGTTTGGGCATGCTCGGCTGCATGCGCCGGGCATTCGAACTGCTCGAACAGCATAAGGGCATCCGGCTGACGCTGGCTTCACGCCAGATGCAGGACGACGACGACACAACGTTCAAGATGATCCAGAAAGCCGACACGCTCGGCACTTTCCAGATCGAGAGCCGGGCGCAGATGTCGATGCTGCCGCGGCTGAAGCCGAGGGAATTCTATGACCTCGTTATCCAGGTCGCAATCGTACGCCCTGGGCCGATCCAGGGTGACATGGTGCACCCCTATCTTCGCCGCCGCGAAGGCAAGGAGAAGCCCGAATATCCCAAGGCTGATCTGGAAGCGGTGCTCAAAAAGACTTTTGGCGTACCGCTGTTTCAAGAGCAGGCAATGAAGGTGGCGATCGTTGGCGCCGGCTTCACCCCGGCAGAGGCGGATGGACTGCGGCGCTCGATGGCCACGTTCAAAATGACCGGCGGCGTCACGCATTTCAAAGAGAAGATGGTCGAAGGCATGGTCGCAAATGATTACGGACGCGACTTCGCGGAACGAACTTTCCGACAAATCGAAGGCTTTGGCAGCTACGGCTTTCCCGAAAGCCATGCGGCCAGCTTCGCCAAGATCGCCTATGCCTCGTCCTGGGTGAAGTGCCACCACCCGGACATCTTCTGCGCGGCGCTGCTCAACGCCCAGCCGATGGGCTTCTACGCGCCTGCGCAGATCGTCCGCGACGCGCGTGAGCATGGCGTGGAGGTGCACCCCGTCTGCGTCAACGCCAGTGACTGGGATACCAGCGTGATGGAGGCGACCGCCCCGCTACGCGTGCCGCCGCTGCGCTTTGCCGGTACCGAGCAGGACTGGTGCGATCTCCGGCCGCTGCGGCTCGGCATGCGTATCGTGCATGGCTTAGACGCCAAACAGGCTGCCAAGATCATCGATGCTCGCGCCTCCGGCTCCTTCACGTCGGTCCATGATGTCTGGCGGCGTGCCGGTGTGCCGGTGGCCGCTCTGGAGAAGCTCGCGCGCGCCGATGCGTTCCAATGCTTCGGGCACAACCGGCGCGAAGCCCTATGGGCGATCAAGGCGCTGGGTGACGCCCCGCTCCCCTTGTTTGCCGCGGCCGATGTGCGCGAAGGGCAGATCCAGCCCGAGGCAGCGGAGGCGCCGGTTGCCCTAGTACCGATGACTGCCGGCCGTGAAGTGGTCGAGGATTACCGCGCCACCCAGCTGACGCTGCGCGCGCATCCGATCGCCTTTCTCCGCCAGGGACTGGCGCGCGATCGCATCACGCCGTGCGGCAAGCTGGTTGAGGAGCATGGCGAGGGAAATTTCGTGCTCAAGGACGGCGCTCGGATCACCGTCGCCGGCATCATCCTGGTCCGCCAGAAGCCGGGCAGCGCCAAGAGCGTGTTCGTCACGATCGAGGACGAAACCGGCATCGCCAATACGATCGTATGGGAGCGCAATTTCCGCATCTTCCGCCGCATCATCATGTCTGCGACGATGATCGCGGTGTGCGGCCGCGTGCAGCGCGAGGGGCTGGTGGTGCACGTCATCGCCGAAGAGGTGATCGACCTCACCCATTTGCTCCGCCAGGTCGGCAATGCCGATCTGCCGCGCATGACCGCGCCATCGGACGGCGCCCGCAATGGCGGTGCCGACCCCCGCACCCGGAAACACTGGAACCCGCCGCCCTCGCGCTACGCCGCGTTGGCCGGCCCCTATGACGACACGGTCATCCCCGTGAAGTCGCGCGATTTCCACTAGGAGTATCAAACATGCTTAGCGCCACGTCCGAAGCAACCACCCTTCCCCCATTCCATCGCGAACAACAGCTCTATCTCATGGCAAAGCCGCCGCATGCGCTGGCCTTAGAGATCGATCGAGAGCGTCGTCTGCTCGGCCTGCAAGCCAAGTACCCGCTGGAGCGCTTTCACATCACGCTCCAACCCTTTGGTGATATTAGAGCCTTATCTGCCACGCAGCTGGAACAGATTTGCTCCACGGTCGCCTCGCTACAAGCAGAACCACTCCTGGTTATGCTCAATCGACTGGAGGGCAATGCGCTCGTGAGTTCTAACGCGCGCGCGTTGCGCGCGCTGCAAAGAGAGCTTGTGCGGCGCCTAATCAGCCTGGATGTGCCCCTCCCTGAGTACGATTTCAATCCGCACCTGACACTCGCTTACAGCGACTGGCAGAAGCGGAATGAAACAATCTCACCATTGCAGTGGCGCATGGATGAGTTGCTGCTCATCAACAGCATCCGTGGCGAAGGTCACCAGCTACTGGGTCGCTGGAAGCTAAAAGCCAGTCAAGGTGCGTTCGACTTCATGATCCCGACACAGGGCTGAGCGACTGACGCTCAGCCCGCCTCCACTGCCTGTTCGATCACGCCGAAGATCGGGTGGTGCCGCTCGTCCTCCATCCAAATGCGCACGGTGTCGCCGCCCTTGAGAAATGGAGTCTCGGGCTTGCCGCGCAGGATCGTCTCCACCGTGCGCAC
Encoded here:
- a CDS encoding error-prone DNA polymerase; the encoded protein is MTYSELQVTTHYSFLRGASAPEELFIAAAAMGMPALGVTDRNSVAGVVRALHAAEEIKKKEGIWVRPVLGCRLDLVDGTSLLVWPEDVAAWSRLTRMLTLGKARADAQHGEKGKCFLHWEDVAAHAQGLVGALVPGFADAADPLSMEWMAEIFGARGHVCLTRQRRPGDAMRLYQLSRSARSHGLVPLATGDVLYHHLDNRLLQDVMTAIREKCTIDELGFRRERNADRHLKSPKAMDWRFRHYPEALAASEAIVERCTFSLRDISYRYPDEIVMSGQTPQRALEKLAWAALRQQFSGHKPRAYSKMLHKELRLVKRFDYAPYFLTVNSIVRYARSQEILCQGRGSAANSLICYVLGVTSIDPIKHELLFERFISGERNEPPDIDIDFEHERREEVIQWIYQTYGHDHAALTAVVSRFRTRGAVREVGKVLGLPEDLTGSLVSQVWGWSEAGVPQEHLDSLNLDATDPRLALTLDLAQQLIGTPRHLSQHPGGFVLAQHRLDAIVPIEPATMAERRVIEWEKDDIQMLGLMKVDVLGLGMLGCMRRAFELLEQHKGIRLTLASRQMQDDDDTTFKMIQKADTLGTFQIESRAQMSMLPRLKPREFYDLVIQVAIVRPGPIQGDMVHPYLRRREGKEKPEYPKADLEAVLKKTFGVPLFQEQAMKVAIVGAGFTPAEADGLRRSMATFKMTGGVTHFKEKMVEGMVANDYGRDFAERTFRQIEGFGSYGFPESHAASFAKIAYASSWVKCHHPDIFCAALLNAQPMGFYAPAQIVRDAREHGVEVHPVCVNASDWDTSVMEATAPLRVPPLRFAGTEQDWCDLRPLRLGMRIVHGLDAKQAAKIIDARASGSFTSVHDVWRRAGVPVAALEKLARADAFQCFGHNRREALWAIKALGDAPLPLFAAADVREGQIQPEAAEAPVALVPMTAGREVVEDYRATQLTLRAHPIAFLRQGLARDRITPCGKLVEEHGEGNFVLKDGARITVAGIILVRQKPGSAKSVFVTIEDETGIANTIVWERNFRIFRRIIMSATMIAVCGRVQREGLVVHVIAEEVIDLTHLLRQVGNADLPRMTAPSDGARNGGADPRTRKHWNPPPSRYAALAGPYDDTVIPVKSRDFH
- a CDS encoding ImuA family protein, with product METTGFKRRPVLPFGIGALDSRLGDGGLRLDALHEVAGTTPDMGDDCAATLFMAGIAARAWGPVLWVVRRHDLFAPGLSQVGLDHKRLIYAEAMDDAEALAIMEEGLRHRGLGAVIGEVKRVAMPATRRLQLAAEGGRTIALLMKRHSREGVDPLGVPSAAVTRWRVASAPSTPLPVEGIGRPRWRLSVARQRGGDSFELEVEACDATGRCDLPAKLANRPAAAGGTTRVA
- a CDS encoding DUF6504 family protein, whose amino-acid sequence is MLQLTALPRGPLVRRFGASIVLRLDQALGHIAEPLRPVIPPDPIAVSQRFAEPIASPEAITHWLGELVPRLATELAQAGLGARRVELVADRIDGVPQRIAIGLSRPNRDSAHLLRLLLRRIEEIEPGYGIDAMTLHLRRSERLGPEPFNERLETESPPDLAALVDTLATRIGERRMWRTRPVESDVPERSAARAPVLDPPERAAAALKAQDIRRLDRNAALHPWHPGWPKPARLLRRPERLDHVMAELPDQPPRRFTWRGQSHKVIRADGPERVFGEWWKRDAERHAVRDYFHVEDDAGHRYWLFRSGDGERPVTGDLSWYLHGVFG
- a CDS encoding 2'-5' RNA ligase family protein gives rise to the protein MLSATSEATTLPPFHREQQLYLMAKPPHALALEIDRERRLLGLQAKYPLERFHITLQPFGDIRALSATQLEQICSTVASLQAEPLLVMLNRLEGNALVSSNARALRALQRELVRRLISLDVPLPEYDFNPHLTLAYSDWQKRNETISPLQWRMDELLLINSIRGEGHQLLGRWKLKASQGAFDFMIPTQG
- a CDS encoding M3 family metallopeptidase — protein: MSQTAPQAAPATRPATTPAIDPAPLLAPWPGGHEGVPPWDKVKPAMFPAAFEQAMATARAEFVKIRDNSAAPTFENTIRASELSGEQMGRLFAVWGVYQSNLATPEVQAIATEWSPRISAFFTELSLDLKMFARVKALYDSRKSLGLNAQQMRLLEREYRSAVTSGALLNEAQKTEVKRINQELSRAYTEFSRKVLADEEKAIVLDNEAELAGLSDSFKASLAEEAKAMGQPGKWAVKNTRSSVQPLLMYATNRPLRQRIYNAFINRGDNGDANDTNATIAQILKLRQERAKILGFKNHAWLRMDDTMAETPENATKLMMSVWPAAVGRVRQEVADMQALANQESAKITIEPWDYRFYAEKVRKAKYDLDENEVKPYLELSNILQGAFWAAGQLYDLDFKENTGQIPVFQSDVRTFQVSDRKTGKEVGIFYFDGYARAGKRSGAWATSYRGRSGLRGNHIVLASNNNNFTKGGAGQPTLISIDDATTLFHEFGHALHSLLSNVYYPGLGGTPRDFVEYPSQVNENWLMTPEVLNRFAKHYQTGAPMPAALVAKIEKASTFNQGFDTVEYLSSAIVDMKLHDRDVAVTDPDAFERETLASIGMPQEIVMRHRLPQFNHLFSSDAYSAGYYSYLWSETMDADTWAAFQEAGSPWDKKTADRFRATLLSTGNETDRKDAYKAFRGRDPDVKALFKRRGFPTQ